From Denitrovibrio acetiphilus DSM 12809, the proteins below share one genomic window:
- a CDS encoding conjugal transfer protein TraG N-terminal domain-containing protein, with the protein MEFDFYVYGDFTSIVNAFKMVAGIFSSNSYKSWITILMIFASAAFAFHMNMERAFGAKMNDSVWIKRLFWGMALYSIFMVPTVTMHIYDPVKNRYEAVGGVPLGAGMIASVTSSASRELTDIIETAGSPIMSANDIGFGDGFELLAASSAMGQIGNMNDHFLAKSVYDYIEKCFRQAYANGDITDKDIWTSNNLLESFSLNYRVFSSVIYDNANPEGVLYECADAYTNISTRLMSPTFTENVMYKFCSQSGFNVSNTSEYQACKDKFTGLVDSFATDIGFSITLSNYVASAFIARQYLMGGVNAGTQNAIDIAKSMATAANTVAGGVADEYIPKLQGMIITILIATFIIVALFVYMAPVDAFKWYIGMWIWVIMWFVVDAILNVNVQAHAYEVFRDIRSTGVGLNSMFYTGSDTLKVLAMYSNARWISMSLASVISFGIIKMGGSAAFASMTSALGQQYRSSAAGVGSQLGTPGGQADFNSKLFDKASDLPSMTGLKTPDNLAVAQFNRSSDVGKHFESGSRIMEKYSNDSTSASQAMGAGDYAKNMEQIGHGAGALSAESATGVSIEGAHSATAQKRHGEMAGTAELLDNSKVSIDDYKEISKTSALDSKGRSEAAREMSDTLGLDYDTISKDINTKSGLEKHASYMNIKKLAENGGLNMSELFDKTTRSAKLSLNDSEADKLGLAGAGQYSVSWDDSGKFTYTDMRSGDYSQQNFESIDVKDSDGNIRTLIGATAEAKGDKLNISGTDENGNLISISGVGMVREGENGDASAEFTAISNQSKERATTSRMTFGEMNILQPDGSHTTLSGVSSETINDGLIIRGTDKDGNKVTMEGIGDISIGKDGVGLAEFSKVSIDKSENIYKSVVDHLNTVQKGSRVEDVDKTVYDRSRKYDGAFTAILDKESATEMAGQITGSGEYAKEADAQARAIAKDMSEIYKSKGVIAGTTYVGTGGLMNAQASLGLSFLGSGVKGSVSANTSVGIERKNTEKEEYDLNISLIKGMQKQAHTIATGETGKLDETLYNETLGTMYNDMATKLNNVSENTSKLQFGASAVFGEAWHTLSTDQVKDILNNPTTIIPDNKDSIENDLNTAIRQNDDKKPDIEIKSESSAENITAGISPLESHEHKTDINVSTQTQNDLATESNEISNAGYAQKDITSKNDIKPQQMDSIPTDEKKPQNTEESKKILNEKDDPISNYQNIQIIQNNPKDILNNSEFNIPINDLREEIPKETFNDKRRRK; encoded by the coding sequence ATGGAGTTTGATTTCTATGTATACGGCGACTTCACTTCTATAGTCAACGCCTTCAAGATGGTGGCCGGAATCTTTTCCAGCAACTCTTATAAAAGCTGGATCACAATCCTCATGATTTTCGCATCGGCGGCATTTGCATTCCATATGAACATGGAACGTGCATTTGGTGCAAAGATGAATGATTCAGTCTGGATAAAACGGCTCTTCTGGGGGATGGCATTATACAGCATCTTCATGGTGCCGACGGTTACTATGCATATTTATGACCCTGTAAAAAACAGGTATGAAGCTGTCGGCGGTGTCCCACTCGGTGCAGGAATGATAGCATCAGTAACTTCATCAGCATCAAGAGAGCTCACAGATATAATTGAAACAGCCGGAAGCCCAATAATGTCAGCAAACGATATAGGATTCGGTGACGGCTTCGAGCTTTTAGCCGCTTCATCCGCCATGGGGCAGATCGGCAATATGAATGATCATTTTCTGGCAAAATCAGTTTATGACTATATTGAGAAATGCTTTCGTCAGGCATATGCAAACGGCGATATTACTGACAAAGACATATGGACTTCAAATAACCTGCTTGAGTCATTCAGTCTTAACTACAGGGTATTCAGCTCGGTCATATACGACAACGCTAATCCCGAAGGCGTTTTATATGAGTGCGCTGACGCATATACAAATATCTCCACAAGGCTTATGAGCCCGACGTTTACCGAAAACGTCATGTACAAGTTCTGCTCACAATCAGGATTCAACGTGAGCAATACCAGCGAATATCAGGCATGCAAAGACAAATTCACTGGTCTGGTTGATTCCTTTGCCACAGATATCGGATTCTCAATAACACTTTCAAACTATGTAGCCTCTGCCTTCATTGCCAGACAGTACCTAATGGGGGGAGTAAACGCCGGAACCCAGAACGCTATTGATATTGCAAAGAGCATGGCAACTGCAGCAAATACCGTCGCAGGCGGCGTTGCCGATGAATATATACCAAAGCTTCAGGGGATGATTATCACCATCCTTATCGCAACATTTATCATAGTCGCATTATTTGTCTATATGGCTCCGGTTGATGCTTTCAAGTGGTACATTGGCATGTGGATATGGGTAATCATGTGGTTTGTTGTGGATGCCATACTCAATGTAAACGTCCAAGCACACGCATATGAGGTATTCAGGGACATCCGCAGCACAGGTGTTGGTCTGAACTCCATGTTTTACACTGGAAGCGACACTCTGAAAGTGCTCGCCATGTACAGCAACGCTAGATGGATAAGCATGAGTTTAGCGAGTGTCATCAGTTTTGGAATTATAAAGATGGGTGGCTCAGCCGCATTTGCATCTATGACATCGGCACTCGGGCAACAATACCGAAGCAGTGCCGCCGGAGTTGGAAGTCAACTGGGGACACCAGGCGGACAGGCAGATTTCAACAGTAAGCTATTTGACAAAGCCTCAGACCTTCCTTCTATGACGGGACTAAAAACGCCGGATAATCTGGCAGTGGCACAGTTCAATAGGTCATCTGATGTCGGAAAACATTTCGAATCTGGCAGCCGTATAATGGAAAAATATAGTAACGACTCAACCTCAGCATCACAAGCTATGGGGGCTGGTGATTACGCTAAGAACATGGAACAAATCGGGCACGGTGCCGGAGCCCTGTCTGCTGAATCAGCAACAGGCGTAAGCATCGAAGGGGCACACAGTGCTACTGCTCAGAAACGCCACGGTGAAATGGCAGGTACAGCGGAACTGCTGGATAACAGCAAAGTCTCAATTGATGACTACAAAGAGATATCAAAAACCAGTGCTCTTGATTCTAAAGGTCGCTCTGAAGCAGCCAGAGAAATGTCAGACACACTTGGGCTGGACTACGACACTATATCAAAAGATATAAATACGAAATCTGGGCTGGAAAAACATGCATCGTACATGAATATCAAAAAGCTCGCTGAAAACGGCGGCTTGAACATGAGTGAACTTTTTGACAAAACAACCAGATCAGCAAAACTTTCTCTTAATGACTCTGAAGCAGACAAACTTGGCCTCGCAGGAGCCGGTCAATACTCTGTCAGCTGGGATGACTCAGGCAAATTCACTTATACAGATATGCGAAGCGGTGATTATAGCCAGCAAAACTTTGAAAGCATCGATGTAAAAGACTCCGATGGAAACATCAGAACTCTTATTGGTGCAACAGCTGAAGCCAAAGGAGATAAGCTTAATATTTCCGGTACTGACGAGAACGGCAACTTAATAAGCATTAGCGGTGTGGGTATGGTCAGAGAAGGTGAAAACGGAGATGCATCTGCCGAGTTCACCGCCATCTCTAATCAGTCCAAAGAAAGAGCAACAACTTCCCGAATGACATTTGGCGAAATGAATATCCTTCAGCCAGACGGCAGCCACACAACTCTCTCCGGAGTATCCAGTGAAACGATAAATGATGGACTGATAATCAGAGGAACAGATAAAGATGGCAACAAGGTAACCATGGAAGGTATCGGCGATATCTCTATTGGGAAAGATGGCGTTGGACTTGCCGAGTTCTCAAAGGTTTCAATAGATAAATCTGAAAACATATATAAGTCTGTCGTTGATCACCTGAACACCGTACAGAAGGGTTCTCGTGTGGAAGATGTCGACAAGACCGTTTATGACAGATCACGGAAATATGACGGAGCGTTCACAGCTATTCTTGATAAAGAATCGGCGACAGAAATGGCTGGTCAGATAACAGGCTCAGGCGAGTACGCCAAAGAGGCTGATGCTCAGGCCAGAGCTATCGCCAAAGACATGTCTGAAATATATAAATCTAAAGGAGTTATCGCTGGTACAACATATGTTGGAACTGGTGGATTAATGAACGCTCAGGCTTCTCTTGGACTAAGCTTTTTAGGGAGCGGGGTAAAAGGTAGCGTATCTGCAAATACAAGCGTAGGGATTGAACGAAAAAATACCGAAAAAGAAGAATACGATCTGAATATATCTCTTATAAAAGGCATGCAGAAGCAGGCTCACACTATTGCAACTGGTGAAACCGGAAAATTAGATGAAACACTTTATAACGAAACACTTGGTACCATGTATAACGACATGGCCACCAAGCTTAACAATGTATCTGAGAACACTAGTAAACTTCAATTCGGTGCAAGTGCTGTTTTTGGTGAAGCCTGGCATACTCTTTCCACCGATCAGGTAAAAGATATTCTTAATAATCCTACAACCATAATACCAGACAATAAAGATTCTATAGAAAATGACCTCAATACTGCAATTCGCCAAAACGATGATAAGAAACCTGACATTGAAATAAAATCAGAGAGCAGTGCAGAAAACATAACAGCCGGTATATCACCATTAGAATCTCACGAACATAAAACAGATATCAACGTTTCCACGCAAACACAAAATGATCTAGCAACTGAGTCAAATGAAATTAGCAATGCGGGTTATGCACAAAAAGATATAACCAGCAAGAATGATATTAAACCGCAACAAATGGACAGTATTCCAACTGATGAAAAAAAGCCTCAGAACACTGAAGAATCTAAAAAAATTCTGAACGAAAAAGATGACCCCATTTCAAACTATCAAAATATTCAAATTATTCAAAATAACCCAAAAGATATTTTGAATAATTCCGAATTTAATATCCCTATTAACGATTTAAGGGAAGAAATCCCTAAGGAGACTTTTAATGACAAGAGAAGACGCAAATAA